In a genomic window of Streptomyces sp. NBC_01231:
- a CDS encoding SigE family RNA polymerase sigma factor translates to MGTVVDDAASVEFHAFFERHYAELSRLAHLLTGEADAADDLAADALLALWHRWDRVRAADHPAAYARGVVANLARTRIRSAVRERRRVALFWSQREEKTENPDVAGVVDVQAALRRLPFRKRACVVLRHAFDLSEKDTALTLGVSVGTVKSQTSKGMAELQRLLGTPAAPRQVRAAMVRTGDAGGRDR, encoded by the coding sequence GTGGGCACAGTCGTCGACGACGCAGCCTCCGTGGAGTTCCACGCCTTCTTCGAGCGTCACTACGCCGAACTGTCCCGTCTCGCACATCTGCTGACCGGTGAGGCGGACGCCGCCGACGACCTGGCGGCGGACGCCCTGCTGGCGTTGTGGCACCGCTGGGACCGGGTACGCGCGGCCGACCATCCGGCGGCGTACGCGCGCGGTGTCGTCGCCAACCTGGCCCGCACCCGGATCCGCAGTGCCGTCCGGGAGCGGCGCCGCGTCGCGCTGTTCTGGTCGCAGCGCGAGGAGAAGACCGAGAACCCGGACGTGGCGGGCGTGGTCGACGTGCAGGCGGCGTTGCGTAGACTCCCGTTCCGCAAACGCGCCTGCGTGGTGCTGCGGCACGCCTTCGACCTCTCGGAGAAGGACACCGCGCTCACCTTGGGCGTCTCGGTCGGTACGGTGAAGAGCCAGACCTCCAAGGGAATGGCCGAATTGCAGCGGTTGCTCGGGACACCGGCAGCTCCGCGGCAGGTGCGCGCGGCGATGGTGCGCACCGGTGACGCCGG